In Plasmodium gaboni strain SY75 chromosome 14, whole genome shotgun sequence, one genomic interval encodes:
- a CDS encoding putative large ribosomal subunit associated GTPase: MAVLNKNRRKVDNKFIGRSLMRNKLRHKEISDNILYSQIGNDNDVVKKNKQLSVLNKDPLDDFLDNQLIINNIQVSKVFLKKYEIKEKKNYGTNKFKTKENIQNIVLPIPGRALFLNKDDKIHILMKKKEENEMEKKRKKKKNYKNKISFLMSGKSLIPLNVRTPKGDSSEKNKTKKIKKKNLNGINSKGGDDNKDGNDIDYNDDMDDMDDMDDMDDMDDMDNIDEIDDNDENDDNDENDDNDDIDENDENDENDDIDENDDNDDIDENDDNDDIDENDDNDDIDDMDNIDDNDDNDHNDDNFDNINNNDYNHSDENSCGEDFEINDKEREDNTYNYDNDYNYKYLYIYEKLGEKYRMSNRDNNNKLNKDIIDKYEHEYFIEWRKLLSEIEEKEGYFVTPYEKNIEYWKQLWRVIERSHVLFYIIDVRNPLFFYCRGLEYYIKKVDKRKKLILILNKADFLTYEERKIWAEYFEKKKVHFVFFSALRELYHQNKVTIENMPNDIIQKREDFMGDIYDNIILKENYHHDNNNHHNDDNINSGLDFLNNIDEEKKDIINVGYGNLSYEQKKNDNTDILSVNDLINLIIKIKKEIKQYYHDIEVETFSSIPKFMIGFIGFPNVGKSSIINCLIGKKKVSVSRQPGKTKHFQTITLKHFPFSLCDCPGLIFPSLVFNKNDLIINGVFSIDHFKGDVVSLVQIICNIIPFQLCNNYKIDTNIIHEYLNDKGHISYFLDASEFLKKFCTFRKFVSGGKGGQLNFSHATRIIIHDFISGKLLYNFLPDYFKQTSDIYFKNYIHQTDMDNILDNELLTEGNANEEILTTKRKFRYMQKKMMKGKNVIKYDKM, translated from the exons ATGGCtgttttaaataaaaatcgAAGGAAGGTCGATAACAAATTTATTGGACGTAGTTTAATGCGCAATAAATTAAGACATAAAGAGATATctgataatattttatattctcAAATTGGAAATGATAATGATgttgtaaaaaaaaataagcAATTATCAGTTTTAAATAAAGACCCTTTAGACGATTTTTTAGATAACcaattaattattaataatatacaagTAAGTAAAGtatttcttaaaaaatatgaaataaaagaaaaaaaaaattatggTACGAATAAATTTAAGACCAAAGAGAATATTCAGAATATTGTTTTGCCTATACCAGGAAGAGCtctatttttaaataaagatgataaaatacatatcctgatgaaaaagaaagaagaaaatgaaatggaaaaaaaaaggaaaaaaaaaaaaaattataaaaataaaattagTTTTTTAATGAGTGGAAAAAGTCTTATACCACTTAACGTAAGAACACCCAAAGGGGATTCTTCTGAGAAGAACAAAACAAAGAAgattaaaaagaaaaatttaaatgGAATTAATTCTAAAGGTGGTGATGATAATAAGGATGGTAATGATATTGattataatgatgatatgGATGATATGGATGATATGGATGATATGGATGATATGGATGATATGGATAATATTGATGAGATTGACGATAATGATGAgaatgatgataatgatgagaatgatgataatgatgatattgATGAGAATGATGAGAATGATGAGAATGATGATATTGATGAGAATGAcgataatgatgatattgATGAGAATGAcgataatgatgatattgATGAGAATGAcgataatgatgatattgatgatatggataatattgatgataatgatgataatgacCATAATGACGATAACTTCGATAACATTAATAACAATGATTATAATCATAGTGATGAAAATTCTTGTGGTGAAGACTTTGAAATAAACGATAAAGAGAGAGAAgataatacatataattatgacaatgattataattataaatatttatatatatatgaaaagTTAGGtgaaaaatatagaatGTCAAACAgagataataataataaattgaataaagatattatagataaatatgaacatgaatattttattgaATGGAGAAAATTATTAAGTGAAATCGAAGAGAAAGAAGGATATTTTGTAACTCCTTATGAAAAGAATATTGAATATTGGAAACAATTATGGAGAGTTATTGAAAGAAGTcatgtattattttatattattgatGTAAGGAatcctttatttttttattgtagAGGATtagaatattatataaaaaaagtggataaaagaaaaaaacttattcttatattaaataaagctgattttttaacatatgaagaaaggaaaatatgggctgaatattttgaaaaaaaaaaagtacactttgtatttttttcaGCCTTAAGAGAATTATATCATCAAAATAAAGTAACCATTGAAAATATGCCAAATgatataatacaaaaaagGGAAGATTTTATGGGCGAcatatatgataatattatattaaaagaaaattatcatcatgataataataatcatcataatgatgataatataaatagtGGTTTAGATTTTCTTAACAATAtagatgaagaaaaaaaagatattattaatgTAGGTTATGGTAATTTAAGttatgaacaaaaaaaaaatgataatacaGATATATTAAGTGTAAatgatttaataaatttaattataaaaataaaaaaagaaataaaacaatattatCATGATATAGAAGTAGAAACATTTTCTTCCATACCAAAATTTATGATAGGATTTATAGGATTTCCAAATGTAGGAAAAAGTTCCATTATAAATTGTTTAATtggtaaaaaaaaagtaagTGTAAGTCGTCAACCAGGTAAAACAAAACATTTTCAAACAATAACATTAAAACACTTTCCATTTTCTTTATGTGATTGCCCAGGATTAATATTTCCATCTTTAgtttttaataaaaatgatttaataataaatggAGTTTTTTCAATTGATCATTTTAAAGGAGATGTAGTATCACTAGTTCaaattatttgtaatatCATTCCATTTCAATTAtgtaataattataaaatagatactaatattattcatgaatatttaaatgataaagGTCATATCTCATATTTCTTGGATGCATCtgaatttttaaaaaaattctgTACCTTTAGAAAATTTGTTTCAGGAGGTAAAGGTGGTCAATTAAATTTTAGTCATGCTACtagaataataatacatgattttatatctggaaaattgttatataattttttgcCTGATTATTTTAAGCAAACATCtgatatttattttaaaaattatatccACCAAACAGACATGGACAATATTTTAGATAATGAATTACTAACG gAAGGCAATGCGAATGAGGAAATTTTAACCACCAAAAGGAAATTTCGATACatgcaaaaaaaaatgatgaaagGGAAAAACGTGATAAAATACGACAAGATGTGA
- a CDS encoding hypothetical protein (conserved Plasmodium protein, unknown function), whose protein sequence is MFVSSKRRIIFVLFISFFVQNANSNKSTNVSNIVTNNIATNLVSSLATPLPTSVSSHMLSNLMVAQQNNGAHIDTHKTISTNMHTCEAAGCSSYKDIIKNNSSSQTNNGHQSNDDDCLKGFICKKCKKTHSKSPNICFYSSLDTYENLYEGLLEDFKQTSYDSFKIPLDKSSKNIKSKQKHKNDNTSEDDHDDDSKDKKKEDKNDDSKDDDNKDDDNKDDDNKDGDNKDDEESNKRSTKENNLKKKKKKSDEDNEETEDIDDEGEEDDQNEEDDEDDNKKKKYSNKTNNDTDSFLEKYSNISFHTSLTDNKLTSKDRKEKNMKKKMKQRIYINNNKKNPSCPLEPLEPSLIQYNIINMKRNQNENINQNENININENINQNENININNMVDTYTYSFLNEEEKIQEMVSNKKKNEKKEENVIYRRLKININKYEEYLKNKLNKCHISEDGIATIYIKLILQIVKNKNEIYTDPSKRSILNNNNTTTDSSSNNNNNNNKNNYNKEKQKSTDDDGDDDEDNEDNENDEYNSYGQKNKHKNNLSEDDYDNENYNDEYGNKNKDSNQSYNYMSSENNKDFNKYAYIQLLNKKHQNIYNPLKKKYIYNRNRKNKILSTHIPHTTEYNFFEYYNVDELEGDSMENYYKSKRGFFKNIFKKVFKRKKGKDSDEADDEYSNDEEEEPQKKKQKKKKLFSFFKRKNKKNKTKNEEAHSYDESNQQEDNEDNEDNYENKSKKRYRKDDDENEKENEDEDEEDNNNSYSYISNNKKNNKNDKKKKKKSNNKHKLKIKNFFTKLKQKIIPKKQKLHIEAFFNNIIVKSCKNSLKWEGKMFKKRSLIEMTLKVPVKIKYIEDEPLNFFRSGYEVILTCKNCEEILFNSCVQVYCTKTKTENEEKKKHTQTNTTATTPSFNTMTTATSFAPLPAYNYKQLYPLNSNWSLSDYFSCDTHMYIKYLLVFLLMIFISIY, encoded by the exons ATGTTTGTAAGTTCTAAGAGAAGAataatttttgtattatttatttctttctttGTACAAAATGCAAATTCAAATAAATCTACTAATGTTTCTAATATCGTGACAAATAATATTGCTACAAATTTAGTATCTAGTTTGGCTACCCCTTTACCTACAAGTGTGTCTAGCCATATGCTTTCGAATTTGATGGTGGCACAACAAAATAATGGTGCACATATAGATACACATAAAACGATATCAACAAATATGCATACTTGTGAAGCTGCTGGGTGTTCATCTTATAAAGacattattaaaaataattcgTCATCTCAAACAAATAATGGTCATCAAAGTAATGATGATGATTGTCTGAAAGGttttatttgtaaaaaGTGTAAGAAGACACATTCAAAAAGTCCaaatatttgtttttattcTTCTCTAGATACTtatgaaaatttatatgaagGACTTTTAGAAGATTTTAAACAGACATCTTATGACAGCTTCAAAATTCCTTTAGATAAATCAAgcaaaaatataaagagcaaacaaaaacataaaaatgaCAACACAAGTGAAGATGATCATGATGATGATAGTAAGGACAAAAAGAAGGAAGATAAAAACGATGATAGTAaagatgatgataataaagatgatgataataaagatgatgataataaagatggtgataataaagatgatgaagaaaGCAATAAAAGATCtacaaaagaaaataatttaaaaaaaaaaaaaaaaaaatcgGATGAAGATAATGAAGAAACAGAAGATATTGATGATGAAGGGGAAGAAGATGATcaaaatgaagaagatgatgaagatgataataaaaaaaaaaaatatagtaataaaacaaataatgaTACAGATTCCTttttagaaaaatattctaATATATCTTTTCACACTTCTTTAACAGATAATAAATTAACATCTAAAGatagaaaagaaaaaaatatgaaaaaaaaaatgaaacaacgtatatatataaataataataaaaagaatcCGTCTTGTCCACTGGAGCCACTTGAACCTTCATTAATTCAATATAACATCATAAACATGAAAAGAAatcaaaatgaaaatataaaccaaaatgaaaatataaatataaatgaaaatataaaccaaaatgaaaatataaatataaataatatggtagatacatatacatattccttcttaaatgaagaagaaaaaatcCAAGAAATGGTAAgcaataaaaaaaaaaatgaaaaaaaagaagaaaatgttatatatagaagattaaaaattaatattaacaaatatgaagaatatcttaaaaataaattaaataaatgtCATATATCTGAGGATGGTATAGctacaatatatattaaattaatattacaaattgtaaagaataaaaatgaaatatatacaGATCCTAGTAAACGAAGTATActaaataataataatactaCTACTGATAGtagtagtaataataataataataataataaaaataattataataaagaaaaacaaaaatcTACTGATGATGATGgtgatgatgatgaagataatgaagataatgaaaatgatgaatataattcatatggacaaaaaaataaacataaaaataactTATCAGAAGATGATtatgataatgaaaattataatgatgaatatggaaacaaaaataaagatTCAAATcaatcatataattatatgtcatcagaaaataataaagattttaataaatatgcTTATATACAActattaaataaaaaacaccaaaatatttataatccattaaaaaaaaaatatatatataatcgaaatagaaaaaataaaatattatcaacaCATATTCCACACACTACAGAAtacaatttttttgaatattaCAACGTAGATGAACTAGAAGGTGATTCAATggaaaattattataaatcCAAACGTggtttttttaaaaatatattcaaaaaagtattcaaaagaaaaaaaggaaaagaCAGTGATGAAGCGGACGATGAATATTCTAATGACGAAGAGGAAGAACcacagaaaaaaaaacaaaaaaaaaaaaaattattttccttttttaaaagaaaaaataaaaagaataaaactaaaaatgaagaagcTCATTCATATGATGAAAGTAACCAACAAGAAGATAATGAAGATAATGAAgataattatgaaaataaaagtaaGAAACGTTATCGTAAGGATGAcgatgaaaatgaaaaagaaaatgaagaCGAAGACGaagaagataataataatagttaTAGTTATAttagtaataataaaaaaaataataaaaatgataaaaaaaaaaaaaaaaagtcTAATAATAAGCATAAATTAAAAATCAAAAATTTCTTtacaaaattaaaacaaaaaatcataccaaaaaaacaaaaattacatatagaagctttttttaataatatcattgTAAAATCGTGTAAGAACTCTTTAAAATGGGAAGGAaaaatgtttaaaaaaCGTTCCTTAATAGAAATGACATTAAAGGTACCTGtgaaaattaaatatatagaagACGAGCCTTTGAATTTTTTTCGATCAGGTTATGAAGTAATATTAACATGTAAAAATTGTGAGGagatattatttaattcgTGTGTTCAG GTATATTGCACTAAAACAAAAACAGAgaatgaagaaaaaaaaaagcatACACAAACAAACACAACTGCGACTACTCCAAGTTTTAATACCATGACTACTGCTACAAGTTTTGCTCCTTTACCTGCATATAATTACAAACAATTATATCCCTTAAATTCTAATTGGTCTCTTTCTGATTATTTCAGTTGTGATACGCATATgtacataaaatatttactTGTATTCTTACTCatgatatttatttctatatattaa
- a CDS encoding mitogen-activated protein kinase 1: MPKEDCKTEKNIDSIDENVLKKYDILKKVGKGAYGVVFKGRCKKNRNIVAVKKIFGAFQNCTDAQRTFREIIFLYELNGHDNIIKLMDVIKAKNDYDIYLIFDFMETDLHEVIKADLLEDIHKKYIIYQLLRALKYIHSGGLLHRDIKPSNILVNSECHIKVADFGLARTISTHINENKIHVLTDYVATRWYRAPEILLGSTNYSQGVDMWSLGCIMGELLSGKPLFTGNSTMNQLEKIIQVIGKPDKKDIEDIRSSFAETIISSFVDLKKKNLKDICYKASNESLDLLQQLLQFNPSKRISAENALKHKYVEEFHSIIDEPICRHIITVPINDNAKYKVNFYRDIVYFIIMRKKKIYSNELKQAEKYKKHEKKDEYYKREKHKKKKATVQNNKVHMKDKEYNHKMICSQGNTYEDIKDDQKKYKIYEETHVDTSKQMDCLNIDHVFHNSSDISYDDKRKNTKLESVYKEIKKKNSMENVHCKDEKRKVFYEDRKKESITNFTTTTTVSKSDDEEMEMSQMEISGQRKEQMEGQRKEQIEEQIEEQIKEIQNNISKISIGSNTISSTISGTEPNSRHNFNNNKSVESFYTKERKNNDTLFHANKKFIFSKEKNKIKNYNLEKKNSKYKASSGFKKSYEKEKNMHHYFETKCSRTPLGKKDGKNYYHSMEDKRNRKYEDGSNKKYVDGSNKKYIHNNNHFNNNYYHYSRRGSLKSLNKDEDSCLQRTCKNTAKLHMPKVINKITKPLNTLSRNYYNKDEEKKYMSNSTLKKEVKKKIWRHLIDNENKKSQDMIDYDYNHKVNKTEKNHSKINFKYDEKKKREEKSVSNTERKRYQDTNTT, encoded by the coding sequence atgcCTAAAGAAGATTGCAAGACAGAAAAGAATATAGACAGTATTGATGAgaatgtattaaaaaagtatgatattttaaaaaaagttGGTAAAGGAGCTTATGGTGTTGTATTTAAAGGTAGATGTAAgaaaaatagaaatattgTGGCTgtgaagaaaatatttgGAGCATTTCAAAATTGTACGGATGCTCAAAGAACATTTAgagaaataatatttttgtatgAGTTAAATGGAcatgataatataataaaattaatgGATGTTATAAAAGCAAAGAATgattatgatatatatcttatattTGATTTTATGGAAACAGATTTACATGAAGTGATAAAAGCAGATTTATTAGAAGATATAcataagaaatatataatatatcaattATTAAGAgctttaaaatatattcattcTGGAGGTTTATTACATAGAGATATAAAACcatcaaatatattagtAAATTCAGAATGTCATATAAAAGTAGCAGATTTTGGATTAGCTAGAACTATTTCAACACATATcaatgaaaataaaatacatgTACTAACAGATTATGTAGCTACTCGATGGTATAGAGCTCCTGAAATTTTATTGGGTAGTACGAATTATTCTCAAGGTGTTGATATGTGGTCCTTGGGTTGTATCATGGGGGAATTATTATCTGGAAAGCCTTTATTTACAGGCAATTCTACAATGAATCAATTAGAGAAAATAATACAAGTAATAGGAAAACCTGATAAAAAGGATATAGAAGATATTAGATCATCTTTTGCTGAGACAATAATTTCTTCTTTTGtagatttaaaaaaaaaaaatttaaaagatatatgTTATAAGGCTTCAAATGAATCCTTAGATTTATTACAACAGTTGTTACAGTTTAATCCATCCAAAAGAATAAGCGCAGAAAATGCACttaaacataaatatgTTGAAGAATTTCATTCAATTATTGATGAACCTATATGCAGACACATTATCACAGTTCCCATTAATGATAATGCTAAATATAAAGTTAATTTCTATAGAGatattgtttattttattattatgcgcaagaaaaaaatttactCTAATGAACTGAAACAAGcagaaaaatataaaaaacatGAAAAGAAAGAcgaatattataaaagggagaaacataaaaaaaaaaaagctacagttcaaaataataaggTACATATGAAGGATAAAGAATATAACCATAAGATGATATGTTCACAAGGGAATACATATGAAGATATAAAGGATGACcagaaaaaatataaaatttatgaAGAAACTCATGTAGATACATCAAAACAAATGGATTGTCTCAACATAGACCATGTGTTTCATAATAGCAGTGATATATCTTATGATGATAAGAGGAAAAACACAAAATTGGAATCAGTATACaaggaaataaaaaaaaaaaatagcATGGAAAATGTTCATTGTAAGGATGAAAAAAGGAAAGTATTTTATGAGGATAGAAAAAAGGAGAGCATAACGAATTTTACCACAACAACGACGGTTAGTAAAAGTGATGATGAAGAAATGGAGATGAGTCAGATGGAAATAAGCGGACAAAGAAAAGAACAAATGGAAGGACAAAGAAAAGAACAAATTGAAGAACAAATTGAAGAACAAATCAAGGAgattcaaaataatattagtAAGATTTCCATAGGCAGTAATACAATCAGTAGCACTATCAGTGGGACTGAACCTAATAGTAGacataattttaataataacaaaagTGTTGAATCTTTTTATACTAAAGAAAGGAAAAATAATGACACATTGTTTCATGCTAATAAGAagtttatattttctaaagaaaaaaataagattaaaaattataacttagaaaaaaaaaattcaaaatataaGGCATCTTCTGgttttaaaaaatcatatgaaaaagaaaaaaacatgcatcattattttgaaaCCAAATGTAGTAGGACCCCATTAGGGAAGAAAGATGGgaagaattattatcattctATGGAGGATAAAAGGAATAGAAAATATGAGGATGgaagtaataaaaaatatgtagatggaagtaataaaaaatatatacataataataaccattttaataataattattatcactatAGTCGTAGAGGCTCTTTGAAAAGCTTAAACAAAGATGAAGATAGCTGCCTCCAAAGAACATGCAAGAATACAGCAAAATTACATATGCCTAAagtaataaataaaatcaCAAAGCCATTAAATACTTTATCTCGcaattattataataaagacgaagaaaaaaaatatatgagTAATAGTACGTTAAAAAAAGAAgtgaagaaaaaaatatggagACATCTTATAGATAAtgagaataaaaaaagtcAAGATATGATAGATTATGATTATAATCATAAAGTAAATAAGACAGAAAAGAATCATAGcaaaattaattttaaatatgatgagaaaaagaaaaggGAGGAGAAATCTGTTTCAAATACGGAACGAAAAAGATATCAGGATACTAATACCACttaa
- a CDS encoding putative ATP-specific succinyl-CoA synthetase beta subunit: MAPFKSQFNFMLKFKRHIGTNIIWGRRNNFFFKKEYIVWSFSNNISKRYLSIHEYLSVDLLRSHNVPCPEGYAAKTPEEAEEKALLLQNVCGDNDLVIKAQVLSGGRGVGYFKENNFEGGVHVCRNSMEVKEIATKMLNNTLITKQSGPEGKKCNTVFICERFYIRKERYIAFLLDRNSDGIMLLGSSIGGSSIEDIIKKNPDAIYKLNIDINNGLTTGQAREFSEKIGFKNDQLNIVTDMIVNLYKVFKKYDCTLLEINPLSELNDGRVLCCDAKLNFDDNAEYRQKEIFEKRDLTQENEQELLAKKFNLNYVSLNGNIACMVNGAGLAMATLDLIILHNGNPSNFLDVGGGATEEEITEALKIINNNENAKICFINILGGIMRCDIIANGIINAFKQIKFNKPIIIRLEGTNQEQAQEILKNSNIKCILCQDMNLAAQKSVAMANIIEIAQSQNIDISFN, from the coding sequence atgGCCCCTTTTAAGAGCCAATTTAATTTCATGCTAAAGTTTAAGAGACATATTGGTACTAACATAATATGGGGGAgaagaaataattttttttttaaaaaggaatatattGTTTGGTCATttagtaataatatttccAAGAGATACTTAAGTATTCATGAATATTTATCAGTAGATTTATTACGTTCTCATAATGTTCCTTGTCCTGAGGGGTATGCAGCAAAAACTCCAGAAGAAGCAGAAGAGAAAgctttattattacaaaaCGTGTGTGGTGATAATGATTTAGTTATAAAAGCTCAAGTATTAAGTGGTGGTAGGGGTGTTGGttattttaaagaaaataattttgaGGGAGGAGTTCATGTGTGTCGAAATAGTATGGAAGTAAAAGAAATAGCTACAAAAATGTTGAATAATACTTTAATTACTAAACAAAGTGGTCCTGAAggaaaaaaatgtaatactgtatttatatgtgaacgtttttatataagaaaagAAAGATATATTGCATTTCTATTAGATAGGAATTCTGATGGAATAATGTTACTTGGATCAAGTATAGGAGGTTCATCTATTgaagatattataaaaaaaaatccTGATGctatttataaattaaatattgaTATAAACAATGGATTAACTACAGGGCAAGCTAGAGAATTTTCAGAGAAAATAGGTTTTAAAAATGATCAATTAAATATAGTTACAGATATGATtgtaaatttatataaagtttttaaaaaatatgattgTACATTATTAGAAATTAATCCTTTATCAGAATTAAATGATGGAAGGGTTTTGTGTTGTGATGCTAAATTAAATTTTGATGATAATGCTGAATATAGACAAAAGgaaatatttgaaaaaagAGATTTAACACAAGAGAATGAACAAGAATTATTAGCTAAGAAATTTAATCTTAATTATGTATCATTAAATGGAAATATTGCATGTATGGTTAACGGTGCAGGATTAGCTATGGCAACTTTAgatttaattatattacataatGGAAATCCATCAAATTTTTTAGATGTAGGAGGAGGAGCAACAGAAGAAGAAATAACTGAAGCTctaaaaattattaataataatgaaaatgcaaaaatatgttttataaatattcttGGAGGTATCATGAGATGTGATATTATTGCTAATGGTATTATTAACGCATtcaaacaaataaaatttaataaacCTATTATTATAAGATTAGAAGGTACTAATCAAGAACAAGCACAagaaattttaaaaaactctaatattaaatgtattCTATGTCAAGACATGAATTTAGCTGCTCAAAAAAGTGTAGCCATGGCAAATATTATAGAAATAGCACAAAGTCAAAACATAGACATCTCATTTAATTAA
- a CDS encoding putative 60S ribosomal protein L14, with translation MPRVELTEEEKLYISKKNLLFKRFVEPGRLCLIEYGPYAGKLCFIVDIVTITRVIVDGAFMTGVPRMVIPLKRLKLLKERIKINKNCKSGFLRKTINSTQVLEEFNNSKLGKKMMIKKKRDEATDFERFQVYFAKRELKKKMTTLKNKKNGENKKDNKNVKKVKKNVQKVKA, from the exons ATGCCACGAGTTGAATTAAcagaagaagaaaaattatacatttctaaaaaaaatcttTTGTTTAAAAGATTTGTAGAGCCAGGCAGATTATGCCTTATTGAGTATGGTCCATACGCTGGAAAg TTATGTTTTATTGTAGATATTGTAACCATCACTCGTGTTATCGTCGATGGAGCATTTATGACAGG TGTGCCTCGTATGGTCATCCCCTTGAAAAGATTAAAGTTATTAAAGGaaagaattaaaattaaCAAGAATTGCAAAAGTGGATTTTTAAGGAAAACAATTAATAGCACCCAAGTATTAGAagaatttaataattccAAATTAGGaaagaaaatgatgataaaaaaaaaaagagatGAAGCTACTGACTTTGAAAGATTCCAAGTATACTTTGCCAAGAgagaattaaaaaagaaaatgactaccttaaaaaataaaaaaaatggagAAAACAAAAAGGATAATAAAAACGTAAAAAAAGTTAAGAAAAATGTACAAAAGGTTAAAGCTTAA